In the Prochlorococcus sp. MIT 1307 genome, one interval contains:
- a CDS encoding MTH1187 family thiamine-binding protein: protein MWVSVDLCVVPLGVGLSLSSYIAACKNVIEKTGLDYEVGPNGTAIEGDWDEVFACIRACHEAVHKKGAARIYTTLKVNTRIDRKQSFREKVPSIKFALNSEG, encoded by the coding sequence ATGTGGGTAAGTGTTGATCTTTGCGTAGTGCCACTAGGAGTGGGCCTATCTCTTTCGTCTTATATCGCTGCTTGTAAAAATGTTATTGAAAAAACAGGACTTGATTATGAGGTTGGCCCCAATGGTACAGCCATTGAAGGTGATTGGGACGAGGTTTTTGCATGTATACGAGCTTGCCATGAAGCTGTTCATAAAAAAGGCGCAGCTCGTATTTATACAACTTTGAAAGTAAATACTCGTATAGATCGTAAACAGTCATTTCGGGAGAAAGTACCAAGTA